A region from the Aegilops tauschii subsp. strangulata cultivar AL8/78 chromosome 5, Aet v6.0, whole genome shotgun sequence genome encodes:
- the LOC109774499 gene encoding probable plastidic glucose transporter 1 — MMPPTPLAAMLILPSAPSLRPRLGLGPSSSRARGVALRALPGRLELWHPRLAAVESGPPSSQSSAPPPQLSSELLGGMSGLDAGFGGGGGGGDGGGDADLGWVRVFPHVLTASMANFLFGYHIGVMNGPIEDIARELGFQGNPFLQGLVVSIFIVGAFFGSLGSSALVDYLGCKRTLQIDSIPLILGAFISAQAHSLDEMLLGRFLVGIGIGVNTVLVPIYISEVAPTKYRGTLGTLCQIGTCLGIIAALSLGIPSESDPHWWRTMLYAACVPGFFIVVGMQFAVESPRWLAKVGRLDDARKVVENIWGVAEAEKAMEEMKSVVANDDSQASWSELLAEPHNRVALIGGSLFFLQQFAGINGVLYFSSLTFRDVGITSGILASLYVGITNFGGALVASNLMDKQGRKNLLIGSYLGMAFAMFLIVFSISFPLDEGVGHTLSVTGTLLYIFTFALGAGPVTGIIIPELSSARTRSKVMGFSFTVHWICNFVVGLYFLELVKLFGVGAVYAGFGGVSLLSALFAYNFIVETKGRSLEEIEMSLSPAAPGERK; from the exons ATGATGCCGCCGACGCCGCTTGCCGCGATGCTTATCCTTCCCTCGGCGCCCTCGCTGCGACCGCGGCTCGGCCTCgggccgtcctctagccgcgcgcGCGGAGTCGCCCTCCGTGCCCTGCCGGGCCGCCTCGAGCTCTGGCACCCACGCCTCGCCGCCGTAGAGAGCGGGCCTCCTTCCAGCCAATCTTCTGCCCCGCCTCCTCAGCTTAGCTCGGAATTGCTGGGTGGCATGTCAG GATTGGATGCGGGGTTcggaggcggtggtggtggtggagacGGAGGTGGTGACGCTGATCTCGGGTGGGTGCGGGTGTTCCCGCACGTGCTCACGGCGTCCATGGCCAATTTCCTCTTTGGCTACCACATTGG GGTCATGAATGGTCCGATAGAGGATATTGCACGAGAGCTTGGTTTTCAAGGAAATCCATTTCTCCAAGGTCTTGTGGTCAGCATATTCATTGTCGGTGCATTCTTTGGGAGCTTAGGCTCGTCTGCGCTAGTTGATTATTTAGGTTGTAAAAGGACTCTTCAGATTGATAGTATTCCATTAATTCTTGGGGCTTTCATCAG TGCACAGGCACATTCGTTGGATGAGATGCTCCTGGGAAGGTTCCTTGTTGGCATTGGAATTGGCGTAAATACCGTGCTTGTTCCAATATATATCTCTGAG GTTGCTCCAACAAAATACAGAGGCACTTTGGGTACTCTATGCCAGATTGGAACATGTTTAGGAATAATTGCTGCACTTTCCTTGGGGATACCTTCTGAAAGTGATCCACATTG GTGGCGAACAATGCTTTATGCAGCATGTGTGCCTGGTTTTTTCATTGTTGTTGGAATGCAATTCGCCGTTGAGAGTCCACGCTGGCTTGCCAAG GTTGGGAGATTAGATGATGCCAGAAAAGTGGTAGAGAATATTTGGGGAGTTGCTGAAGCGGAGAAGGCCATGGAAGAAATGAAATCTGTTGTTGCAAATGATGATTCACAGGCTAGCTGGTCAGAACTTCTGGCAGAACCCCACAACAGAG TTGCATTGATTGGAGGGTCGCTTTTCTTTCTGCAACAGTTTGCTGGAATAAATGGTGTTCTCTATTTTTCATCATTAACATTCCGTGATGTTGGTATTACGAGTGGTATTTTGGCGAGCTTATATGTTGGAATAACCAACTTTGGAG GGGCACTTGTTGCTTCAAATTTGATGGACAAGCAAGGACGGAAGAATCTTTTGATAGGGAGCTATCTTGGAATG GCATTTGCTATGTTCCTCATAGTGTTTTCCATCAGCTTTCCCCTTGATGAAGGCGTTGGACATACCCTCTCAGTTACCGGAACTCTTTT GTACATTTTTACTTTTGCTCTTGGTGCTGGGCCAGTCACTGGAATTATCATACCTGAGCTGAGCAGTGCCCGGACACGCTCAAAAGTTATGGGGTTCAGCTTCACTGTACATTGG ATATGTAATTTTGTGGTGGGACTATATTTCCTGGAGCTTGTAAAGTTGTTTGGCGTCGGAGCGGTGTATGCAGGTTTCGGTGGAGTCTCCTTGCTGTCCGCACTTTTCGCTTACAATTTCATAGTTGAGACAAAAGGACGTTCTCTTGAGGAAATTGAGATGTCTCTGAGCCCTGCTGCCCCAGGGGAACGAAAGTAG
- the LOC109774497 gene encoding type IV inositol polyphosphate 5-phosphatase 9 isoform X3 → MTTNKILHHQELHGDQSISDVSGIVDETLGKSPLDRQDTLKYRVFASTWNIGGIAPTDDLDLEDWLDTRANSYDIYVLGFQEIVPLNAVNVLGPSKRCISTKWNSLIGKALNKKKTRDGAQLQHTTTNSSAMESFGQEECFICIRSKQMVGIFTSVWVRSNLRLYIHHLDASCVGSGIMGYLGNKGSVSVRFLLHETSFCVVCCHLASGGKQGDVLLRNFDAADILARTRFHGGGGGNKKLPKKILDHDQVVLLGDLNYRISLEEPETRLLVKAKNWSTLLENDQLVSEFSTGRLFEGFQEGPVTFSPTYKYQPNSDQYYWCFEAARGEKKRAPAWCDRILWRGKGLKQIQYGTCDYKLSDHRPVRAGFIAECRIRGDAEDSIGGFMR, encoded by the exons ATGACTACAAATAAGATACTGCACCACCAGGAGCTACATGGCGATCAATCCATCTCTGATGTTTCAGGCATAGTGGATGAGACCTTGGGAAAGAGTCCCTTGGATAGGCAGGATACACTGAAATACAG GGTGTTTGCTAGTACTTGGAATATTGGCGGCATAGCACCAACAGATGATCTGGACTTGGAGGATTGGTTGGATACAAGAGCTAACTCCTATGACATCTATGTTCTAGG GTTCCAAGAAATAGTGCCACTAAATGCAGTAAATGTGCTTGGTCCTAGCAAGAGGTGTATCTCTACAAAGTGGAACTCACTAATTGGGAAGGCACTAAACAAAAAGAAGACACGAGACGGAGCACAGTTGCAGCATACAACTACAAATAGTAGTGCAATGGAAAGCTTTGGACAAGAGGAGTGCTTTATATGCATCAGGAGCAAGCAGATGGTGGGCATCTTTACCTCAGTCTGGGTGAGAAGCAATCTTAGGTTATACATTCACCATCTGGATGCGTCATGTGTTGGTTCGGGTATCATGGGCTATCTAGGGAACAAG GGTTCAGTATCAGTTCGATTTCTGCTGCATGAGACGAGCTTTTGTGTTGTTTGTTGTCACCTGGCTTCAGGTGGCAAACAAGGGGATGTGCTGCTGAGGAATTTTGATGCAGCGGATATACTTGCAAGGACGAGATttcatggtggtggtggtggaaaTAAAAAACTGCCAAAGAAAATCCTCGATCATGA CCAAGTAGTTTTGCTCGGTGACTTGAATTATAGGATATCACTGGAAGAGCCTGAGACAAGGTTGCTGGTGAAAGCTAAGAACTGGTCCACCTTGTTAGAGAACGATCAG CTAGTGTCTGAATTCTCAACGGGTCGGCTTTTTGAGGGCTTTCAGGAAGGGCCGGTCACCTTCTCTCCCACCTACAAGTACCAGCCAAACTCTGATCAGTACTACTGGTGCTTCGAAGCAGCGCGAGGGGAGAAGAAGCGTGCTCCCGCATG GTGTGATCGCATTCTTTGGCGCGGCAAGGGCCTGAAACAAATCCAATATGGGACCTGCGACTACAAGTTGTCAGACCACCGGCCGGTGAGAGCTGGTTTCATTGCTGAGTGCAGGATCAGGGGAGATGCGGAGGACTCTATTGGTGGCTTCATGCGCTGA
- the LOC109774497 gene encoding type IV inositol polyphosphate 5-phosphatase 9 isoform X2 produces the protein MSWTNYVSCEHFKFCTKEKKKTFLELVETMRSLLTCNSVNILATAFSLFFPAHLLSYIFAAFAVFMITCCMPLLDSKPISSLSIVGYHNMGENRKFGQIILPRMTTNKILHHQELHGDQSISDVSGIVDETLGKSPLDRQDTLKYRVFASTWNIGGIAPTDDLDLEDWLDTRANSYDIYVLGFQEIVPLNAVNVLGPSKRCISTKWNSLIGKALNKKKTRDGAQLQHTTTNSSAMESFGQEECFICIRSKQMVGIFTSVWVRSNLRLYIHHLDASCVGSGIMGYLGNKGSVSVRFLLHETSFCVVCCHLASGGKQGDVLLRNFDAADILARTRFHGGGGGNKKLPKKILDHDQVVLLGDLNYRISLEEPETRLLVKAKNWSTLLENDQEGPVTFSPTYKYQPNSDQYYWCFEAARGEKKRAPAWCDRILWRGKGLKQIQYGTCDYKLSDHRPVRAGFIAECRIRGDAEDSIGGFMR, from the exons ATGTCTTGGACCAATTATGTATCATGTGAACATTTTAAGTTTTGcacaaaagagaaaaaaaaaacatttttggaGTTGGTGGAAACAATGAGAAGCCTCTTGACTTGCAACTCTGTCAACATCTTAGCTACTGCTTTCTCCCTTTTCTTTCCTGCCCATTTGCTCAGCTATATATTTGCAGCATTTGCTGTGTTTATGATTACTTGCTGCATGCCACTATTAGACAGCAAGCCAATCTCTTCCTTGTCCATAGTAGGCTACCACAACATGGGAGAGAACAGGAAGTTTGGACAA ATCATCCTGCCAAGGATGACTACAAATAAGATACTGCACCACCAGGAGCTACATGGCGATCAATCCATCTCTGATGTTTCAGGCATAGTGGATGAGACCTTGGGAAAGAGTCCCTTGGATAGGCAGGATACACTGAAATACAG GGTGTTTGCTAGTACTTGGAATATTGGCGGCATAGCACCAACAGATGATCTGGACTTGGAGGATTGGTTGGATACAAGAGCTAACTCCTATGACATCTATGTTCTAGG GTTCCAAGAAATAGTGCCACTAAATGCAGTAAATGTGCTTGGTCCTAGCAAGAGGTGTATCTCTACAAAGTGGAACTCACTAATTGGGAAGGCACTAAACAAAAAGAAGACACGAGACGGAGCACAGTTGCAGCATACAACTACAAATAGTAGTGCAATGGAAAGCTTTGGACAAGAGGAGTGCTTTATATGCATCAGGAGCAAGCAGATGGTGGGCATCTTTACCTCAGTCTGGGTGAGAAGCAATCTTAGGTTATACATTCACCATCTGGATGCGTCATGTGTTGGTTCGGGTATCATGGGCTATCTAGGGAACAAG GGTTCAGTATCAGTTCGATTTCTGCTGCATGAGACGAGCTTTTGTGTTGTTTGTTGTCACCTGGCTTCAGGTGGCAAACAAGGGGATGTGCTGCTGAGGAATTTTGATGCAGCGGATATACTTGCAAGGACGAGATttcatggtggtggtggtggaaaTAAAAAACTGCCAAAGAAAATCCTCGATCATGA CCAAGTAGTTTTGCTCGGTGACTTGAATTATAGGATATCACTGGAAGAGCCTGAGACAAGGTTGCTGGTGAAAGCTAAGAACTGGTCCACCTTGTTAGAGAACGATCAG GAAGGGCCGGTCACCTTCTCTCCCACCTACAAGTACCAGCCAAACTCTGATCAGTACTACTGGTGCTTCGAAGCAGCGCGAGGGGAGAAGAAGCGTGCTCCCGCATG GTGTGATCGCATTCTTTGGCGCGGCAAGGGCCTGAAACAAATCCAATATGGGACCTGCGACTACAAGTTGTCAGACCACCGGCCGGTGAGAGCTGGTTTCATTGCTGAGTGCAGGATCAGGGGAGATGCGGAGGACTCTATTGGTGGCTTCATGCGCTGA
- the LOC109774497 gene encoding type IV inositol polyphosphate 5-phosphatase 9 isoform X1 yields the protein MSWTNYVSCEHFKFCTKEKKKTFLELVETMRSLLTCNSVNILATAFSLFFPAHLLSYIFAAFAVFMITCCMPLLDSKPISSLSIVGYHNMGENRKFGQIILPRMTTNKILHHQELHGDQSISDVSGIVDETLGKSPLDRQDTLKYRVFASTWNIGGIAPTDDLDLEDWLDTRANSYDIYVLGFQEIVPLNAVNVLGPSKRCISTKWNSLIGKALNKKKTRDGAQLQHTTTNSSAMESFGQEECFICIRSKQMVGIFTSVWVRSNLRLYIHHLDASCVGSGIMGYLGNKGSVSVRFLLHETSFCVVCCHLASGGKQGDVLLRNFDAADILARTRFHGGGGGNKKLPKKILDHDQVVLLGDLNYRISLEEPETRLLVKAKNWSTLLENDQLVSEFSTGRLFEGFQEGPVTFSPTYKYQPNSDQYYWCFEAARGEKKRAPAWCDRILWRGKGLKQIQYGTCDYKLSDHRPVRAGFIAECRIRGDAEDSIGGFMR from the exons ATGTCTTGGACCAATTATGTATCATGTGAACATTTTAAGTTTTGcacaaaagagaaaaaaaaaacatttttggaGTTGGTGGAAACAATGAGAAGCCTCTTGACTTGCAACTCTGTCAACATCTTAGCTACTGCTTTCTCCCTTTTCTTTCCTGCCCATTTGCTCAGCTATATATTTGCAGCATTTGCTGTGTTTATGATTACTTGCTGCATGCCACTATTAGACAGCAAGCCAATCTCTTCCTTGTCCATAGTAGGCTACCACAACATGGGAGAGAACAGGAAGTTTGGACAA ATCATCCTGCCAAGGATGACTACAAATAAGATACTGCACCACCAGGAGCTACATGGCGATCAATCCATCTCTGATGTTTCAGGCATAGTGGATGAGACCTTGGGAAAGAGTCCCTTGGATAGGCAGGATACACTGAAATACAG GGTGTTTGCTAGTACTTGGAATATTGGCGGCATAGCACCAACAGATGATCTGGACTTGGAGGATTGGTTGGATACAAGAGCTAACTCCTATGACATCTATGTTCTAGG GTTCCAAGAAATAGTGCCACTAAATGCAGTAAATGTGCTTGGTCCTAGCAAGAGGTGTATCTCTACAAAGTGGAACTCACTAATTGGGAAGGCACTAAACAAAAAGAAGACACGAGACGGAGCACAGTTGCAGCATACAACTACAAATAGTAGTGCAATGGAAAGCTTTGGACAAGAGGAGTGCTTTATATGCATCAGGAGCAAGCAGATGGTGGGCATCTTTACCTCAGTCTGGGTGAGAAGCAATCTTAGGTTATACATTCACCATCTGGATGCGTCATGTGTTGGTTCGGGTATCATGGGCTATCTAGGGAACAAG GGTTCAGTATCAGTTCGATTTCTGCTGCATGAGACGAGCTTTTGTGTTGTTTGTTGTCACCTGGCTTCAGGTGGCAAACAAGGGGATGTGCTGCTGAGGAATTTTGATGCAGCGGATATACTTGCAAGGACGAGATttcatggtggtggtggtggaaaTAAAAAACTGCCAAAGAAAATCCTCGATCATGA CCAAGTAGTTTTGCTCGGTGACTTGAATTATAGGATATCACTGGAAGAGCCTGAGACAAGGTTGCTGGTGAAAGCTAAGAACTGGTCCACCTTGTTAGAGAACGATCAG CTAGTGTCTGAATTCTCAACGGGTCGGCTTTTTGAGGGCTTTCAGGAAGGGCCGGTCACCTTCTCTCCCACCTACAAGTACCAGCCAAACTCTGATCAGTACTACTGGTGCTTCGAAGCAGCGCGAGGGGAGAAGAAGCGTGCTCCCGCATG GTGTGATCGCATTCTTTGGCGCGGCAAGGGCCTGAAACAAATCCAATATGGGACCTGCGACTACAAGTTGTCAGACCACCGGCCGGTGAGAGCTGGTTTCATTGCTGAGTGCAGGATCAGGGGAGATGCGGAGGACTCTATTGGTGGCTTCATGCGCTGA
- the LOC109774498 gene encoding uncharacterized protein isoform X1 — protein MWAPAASPAGRAPRPPPRLPAVVRVVVPLPVAARVRGLPLPPSRLCLAASRASEMAAAAEDGEGEGERRWWRGAEEMDAAVRRELAIRRLQEEAEEAGTGRSRREFAVFETARGDTLFTQSWTPAAADPVRGIVVLLHGLNEHSGRYDHFAKLLNDQGLKVYAMDWIGHGGSDGAHGYVSSLDHAVGDLKEFLEDVVLEENYGLPCFLFGHSTGGAIVLKAALDPCVEVHIEGLILTSPAIHVQPSHPIIKVVAPIFSVLAPKYRVSALHKRGPPVSRDPEALKIKYADPLVYTGPIRVRTGNEILRISSYLQRNLSRVTVPFLVLHGTADTITDPRASQRLYQASMSTHKSIKLYDGYLHDLLFEPERDDIANDIITWLSSRLNALHRW, from the exons ATGTGGGCCCCGGCGGCCTCGCCGGCGGGCAGGGCGCCCCGACCGCCGCCGCGGTTGCCGGCGGTGGTACGGGTCGTCGTCCCGCTGCCTGTCGCGGCGAGGGTGCGGGGGCTGCCGCTGCCGCCCAGTCGGCTCTGCCTAGCCGCGTCGCGTGCATCGGAAATGGCGGCCGCGGCCGAGgatggggagggggagggggagcggaGGTGGTGGAGGGGGGCGGAGGAGATGGACGCGGCTGTGAGGCGCGAGCTGGCGATCCGGAGGCTGCAGGAGGAAGCGGAGGAGGCGGGGACGGGGAGGAGTAGGCGGGAGTTCGCCGTGTTCGAGACGGCCAGGGGAGACACGCTCTTCACCCAGTCGTggactcccgccgccgccgaccccgtcaG GGGTATTGTTGTTCTGCTACATGGTCTAAATGAGCATAG TGGAAGATATGACCATTTTGCAAAGTTGTTGAATGATCAAGGTCTTAAAGTTTATGCGATGGATTGGATCG GACATGGCGGAAGTGATGGCGCACATGGTTATGTTTCGTCACTTGATCATGCTGTTGGTGACTTG AAAGAATTTTTAGAGGATGTTGTGTTAGAAGAAAACTATGGTTTGCCATGCTTCTTATTTGGCCACTCCACAGGTGGAGCTATTGTTTTGAAG GCAGCACTAGATCCTTGTGTGGAAGTTCATATAGAAGGTTTGATCTTGACCTCGCCAGCTATTCATGTTCAGCCATCTCATCCGATTATCAAA GTTGTTGCACCAATCTTCTCGGTGTTGGCTCCGAAATACCGGGTTAGTGCTTTGCATAAGAGAGGACCTCCTGTTTCCCGTGATCCAGAGGCTCTGAAGATCAAGTATGCAGATCCGCTTGTGTATACTGGACCGATTAGAGTTAGAACAGGCAACGAAATCCTCCGGATATCATCATACTTGCAGAGAAACTTAAGTCGAGTTACAGTCCCTTTTCTAGTTCTTCATGGGACAGCTGACACGATAACTGACCCAAGAGCATCCCAACGACTTTACCAAGCATCAATGTCGACTCATAAATCGATAAAGCTATATGACGGATATTTACATGACCTTCTCTTCGAGCCTGAAAGGGATGATATAGCCAATGACATCATCACTTGGTTGAGCTCAAGACTTAATGCTCTCCACAGATG GTAG
- the LOC109774498 gene encoding uncharacterized protein isoform X2: MWAPAASPAGRAPRPPPRLPAVVRVVVPLPVAARVRGLPLPPSRLCLAASRASEMAAAAEDGEGEGERRWWRGAEEMDAAVRRELAIRRLQEEAEEAGTGRSRREFAVFETARGDTLFTQSWTPAAADPVRGIVVLLHGLNEHSGRYDHFAKLLNDQGLKVYAMDWIGHGGSDGAHGYVSSLDHAVGDLKEFLEDVVLEENYGLPCFLFGHSTGGAIVLKAALDPCVEVHIEGLILTSPAIHVQPSHPIIKVVAPIFSVLAPKYRVSALHKRGPPVSRDPEALKIKYADPLVYTGPIRVRTGNEILRISSYLQRNLSRVTVPFLVLHGTADTITDPRASQRLYQASMSTHKSIKLYDGYLHDLLFEPERDDIANDIITWLSSRLNALHRW, translated from the exons ATGTGGGCCCCGGCGGCCTCGCCGGCGGGCAGGGCGCCCCGACCGCCGCCGCGGTTGCCGGCGGTGGTACGGGTCGTCGTCCCGCTGCCTGTCGCGGCGAGGGTGCGGGGGCTGCCGCTGCCGCCCAGTCGGCTCTGCCTAGCCGCGTCGCGTGCATCGGAAATGGCGGCCGCGGCCGAGgatggggagggggagggggagcggaGGTGGTGGAGGGGGGCGGAGGAGATGGACGCGGCTGTGAGGCGCGAGCTGGCGATCCGGAGGCTGCAGGAGGAAGCGGAGGAGGCGGGGACGGGGAGGAGTAGGCGGGAGTTCGCCGTGTTCGAGACGGCCAGGGGAGACACGCTCTTCACCCAGTCGTggactcccgccgccgccgaccccgtcaG GGGTATTGTTGTTCTGCTACATGGTCTAAATGAGCATAG TGGAAGATATGACCATTTTGCAAAGTTGTTGAATGATCAAGGTCTTAAAGTTTATGCGATGGATTGGATCG GACATGGCGGAAGTGATGGCGCACATGGTTATGTTTCGTCACTTGATCATGCTGTTGGTGACTTG AAAGAATTTTTAGAGGATGTTGTGTTAGAAGAAAACTATGGTTTGCCATGCTTCTTATTTGGCCACTCCACAGGTGGAGCTATTGTTTTGAAG GCAGCACTAGATCCTTGTGTGGAAGTTCATATAGAAGGTTTGATCTTGACCTCGCCAGCTATTCATGTTCAGCCATCTCATCCGATTATCAAA GTTGTTGCACCAATCTTCTCGGTGTTGGCTCCGAAATACCGGGTTAGTGCTTTGCATAAGAGAGGACCTCCTGTTTCCCGTGATCCAGAGGCTCTGAAGATCAAGTATGCAGATCCGCTTGTGTATACTGGACCGATTAGAGTTAGAACAGGCAACGAAATCCTCCGGATATCATCATACTTGCAGAGAAACTTAAGTCGAGTTACAGTCCCTTTTCTAGTTCTTCATGGGACAGCTGACACGATAACTGACCCAAGAGCATCCCAACGACTTTACCAAGCATCAATGTCGACTCATAAATCGATAAAGCTATATGACGGATATTTACATGACCTTCTCTTCGAGCCTGAAAGGGATGATATAGCCAATGACATCATCACTTGGTTGAGCTCAAGACTTAATGCTCTCCACAGATGGTAA